A single region of the Gorilla gorilla gorilla isolate KB3781 chromosome 1, NHGRI_mGorGor1-v2.1_pri, whole genome shotgun sequence genome encodes:
- the LOC101125376 gene encoding large ribosomal subunit protein eL42-like yields MVNIPKTCGTFCKKCGKHQPQKVTQYKKGKDSLYAQGKCRYDRKQSGYGGQTKLIFQKKAETTKKIVLRLECTEPNCRSKRMLSIKRCKLSQLGGGKSRKSQVTQF; encoded by the coding sequence ATGGTGAACATTCCTAAAACCTGCGGGACTTTCTGTAAGAAGTGTGGCAAGCACCAACCCCAGAAAGTGACACAGTACAAGAAGGGCAAGGATTCTCTGTATGCCCAGGGAAAGTGTCGATATGACAGGAAGCAGAGTGGTTATGGTGGGCAGACTAAGTTGATTTTCCAGAAAAAGGCTGAAACTACAAAGAAGATTGTGCTAAGGCTTGAGTGCACTGAGCCCAACTGCAGATCTAAGAGAATGCTGAGTATTAAAAGATGCAAGCTTTCTCAACTGGGAGGAGGTAAGAGCAGAAAGAGCCAAGTGACCCAGTTCTAA